A genomic stretch from Lathyrus oleraceus cultivar Zhongwan6 chromosome 2, CAAS_Psat_ZW6_1.0, whole genome shotgun sequence includes:
- the LOC127120093 gene encoding uncharacterized protein LOC127120093, which produces MIQCCAPLLYKWFLSHLPSEGPFIQNKDNLKWSQKIMSLTANDITWYSRVYDDVDIIVKCGNFHNVPLIGTRGCINYNPELAMRQLGFPMNDKPEDKLLEGFLLGEGVKDFDLVKRIGRAWTKVRREGKRERGKKNCIARGPYTSWVQARASQDKLPYPYEPQMHTNPPEPTHVTMEEAKELKVVIQSLEKENEELRLNLLRITEERDNHRWELGRKKTQLQANVERTDKEEYKRKRVKQG; this is translated from the coding sequence ATGATCCAGTGTTGCGCTCCTTTACTGTATAAATGGTTCTTATCTCACTTACCAAGCGAAGGGCCTTTTATTCAGAACAAGGATAACCTCAAGTGGTCTCAAAAAATCATGTCTCTCACTGCCAATGACATCACCTGGTACTCTCGTGTTTATGATGATGTGGACATAATCGTCAAATGTGGCAACTTCcataatgtgccactcataggaactcgaggttgcatcaattacaatcctgAGCTTGCTATGCGGCAACTTGGGTTTCCCATGAATGACAAACCAGAAGACAAGTTGTTAGAAGGTTTCTTGCTGGGAGAAGGAGTGAAGGACTTTGATCTGGTGAAGAGGATAGGTCGTGCCTGGACTAAAGTTCGTAGAGAAGGAAAAAGGGAGCGTGGAAAGAAGAATTGTATAGCTAGAGGGCCATATACAAGTTGGGTCCAAGCCAGAGCTTCTCAAGACAAACTACCATACCCTTATGAGCCTCAAATGCATACAAATCCTCCAGAACCTACTCACGTCACTATGGAGGAAGCTAAAGAGCTCAAAGTTGTCATCCAAAGTttggaaaaagagaatgaagagctacggttgaaccttctccggattactgaagaaagggataatcataggtgggagcttgggcggaagaaaacacaacttcaagcaaatgtggAAAGGACTGATAAGGAGGAATATAAGAGAAAAAGAGTCAAACAGGGTTAG